Proteins from a genomic interval of Salinivibrio kushneri:
- a CDS encoding L,D-transpeptidase family protein translates to MANEAIEAGGMRLLAAPSTSAHSASDQATSVEQTLSADDHRQRAYQYARDWLESAAPDATVLAYPSALTQDYLDNGFSLLWTQDAARDELATQVNVISLASFSPEFEWRAWQLRQLRQQGSDTAYDIFATDTAYALMSYLNAVPDKGMRWFFGSLHHSPLPAPSVSQRKAVFKAGLGPSLPAFLRKLRPQHPQYTALIKQIVRLQRQARSMWPSVNSDGLIYPDQAVTISLALNLVDNLSMQGYWGDSQRLEALDGKTVRYGGDLLDAVKRFQSQHGLSVDGIIGPSTLKWLNLDASARIRLLALNAERLRLWSAQQPDRIVVNIPDYRMRLWANDQNVFESKVVVGRQSRRTPLFSSRLDSVVLNPSWNVPRSIVQKDILPKLVDGHDYLSQHQYRILPNWQSDTQIDPSSIDWQKVSVDGFPYRLQQAPGRGNALGKYKFNTPNRNAIYLHDTPAQSLFSRSRRAFSSGCIRVEQAEQLADLLLDLSGKQLTDYQHYIDKTQTKWVPLKRRLAVQTIYQTAWVTDDGEVTFRDDVYAYDVPAKRTITTQKPSYLTQQRHSVEMQAQ, encoded by the coding sequence ATGGCAAATGAGGCGATCGAGGCCGGTGGCATGCGACTGCTAGCGGCACCATCCACCTCGGCGCACTCGGCCTCCGATCAGGCGACGTCGGTTGAGCAAACTCTGTCGGCTGACGATCATCGTCAACGCGCCTATCAGTATGCGCGCGACTGGTTGGAGTCGGCCGCCCCCGATGCCACTGTCTTAGCCTATCCCTCAGCGCTGACGCAAGACTATCTCGATAATGGGTTTTCTCTGCTTTGGACCCAGGATGCGGCGCGGGATGAGCTGGCAACGCAAGTTAATGTGATTTCATTGGCCAGCTTCAGTCCTGAATTTGAGTGGCGTGCCTGGCAACTTCGCCAACTCCGCCAACAGGGTAGCGATACCGCGTATGATATTTTCGCTACTGACACGGCGTATGCCTTGATGAGTTACCTGAACGCGGTGCCCGATAAAGGTATGCGCTGGTTTTTTGGCTCGCTGCATCACTCGCCATTGCCTGCGCCCTCCGTGTCTCAGCGAAAGGCGGTTTTTAAAGCCGGTTTGGGGCCGTCTTTGCCTGCTTTTCTGCGTAAGCTTCGGCCACAGCATCCACAATATACCGCGCTTATTAAGCAGATTGTTCGTTTACAACGGCAAGCCCGCTCAATGTGGCCCAGCGTGAACAGCGATGGATTAATTTACCCTGACCAAGCAGTCACGATATCTCTGGCGCTCAATCTCGTCGATAACCTAAGTATGCAGGGTTATTGGGGGGACAGTCAGCGGTTGGAGGCACTGGATGGTAAAACGGTGCGATATGGCGGCGATTTACTCGATGCTGTCAAACGATTTCAGTCACAACATGGGCTGAGTGTGGATGGCATCATTGGCCCATCAACCTTGAAATGGCTTAATTTAGATGCGTCGGCGCGGATCCGGCTGCTTGCTCTCAACGCAGAGCGGTTACGCTTGTGGTCAGCGCAACAACCGGATCGCATTGTGGTTAATATCCCTGATTATCGTATGCGTCTGTGGGCTAACGATCAGAATGTGTTCGAAAGCAAGGTGGTGGTCGGTCGCCAATCGAGACGTACGCCCCTGTTCTCGTCACGACTCGACTCTGTGGTACTCAATCCGAGCTGGAATGTGCCCCGGAGCATCGTGCAAAAAGATATTCTACCCAAGCTGGTTGATGGGCACGACTACCTCTCTCAGCATCAGTACCGCATTCTGCCCAACTGGCAAAGTGATACCCAAATAGATCCTAGCTCGATTGATTGGCAAAAAGTGTCAGTCGACGGATTTCCCTACCGACTTCAGCAGGCACCAGGTCGTGGCAACGCCCTCGGAAAATACAAGTTTAACACGCCCAATCGTAACGCGATTTACCTGCATGATACGCCAGCGCAAAGTTTATTCAGCCGATCACGGCGTGCATTTAGTTCCGGCTGTATCCGTGTCGAGCAAGCGGAGCAACTGGCGGACTTATTACTGGATTTATCGGGTAAGCAGCTGACCGATTATCAGCACTATATTGATAAAACCCAGACCAAGTGGGTACCACTCAAAAGACGTTTGGCGGTGCAGACTATTTATCAGACGGCTTGGGTCACGGATGACGGGGAGGTGACCTTTCGCGATGACGTGTACGCTTACGATGTCCCCGCAAAACGGACGATCACCACACAAAAGCCCAGTTATTTAACCCAGCAGCGTCATTCCGTGGAGATGCAAGCGCAATAG
- a CDS encoding DUF1513 domain-containing protein, with product METSLKRRRLLKAALMGAALPTVVNALSGCRGNPTADRCELLGCALSSDGTFAVVGADRTGQPVFRLPLPARGHGVAAQRRAVGTLGVAFARRPGDFMQVFDYQRGVTLSQVTASSDRYFYGHGAISDEGQWLYTTEGKRQTSEGVIGVYRLSARGQVEKVREISGFGIGPHEIALADANTLVVGVGGMHTDGRTVLNIDSMSPALVYIDIESGEVVERAELANKKLSIRHLMVSEDGYVVTGQQYHGSDNAPLVAIHRRGEPMKMLNATPEQWARFNNYVASIATLNGWVVATSPRGNCYGIWSLDSQNMIGLHPLVDASGASRDGDVINLSSGGGKMVTLDSAHHPDYQMTPVRWDNHWITLV from the coding sequence ATGGAGACTAGTTTAAAGCGACGCCGCTTATTAAAAGCGGCACTGATGGGAGCGGCGTTGCCTACAGTGGTCAATGCGTTGAGTGGTTGTCGCGGCAATCCTACTGCCGACCGTTGCGAGTTACTCGGCTGCGCGCTAAGCAGTGATGGAACGTTCGCGGTTGTCGGCGCGGATCGTACCGGACAGCCCGTATTCCGTCTTCCGTTGCCCGCGCGCGGTCATGGTGTCGCCGCTCAACGTCGAGCGGTCGGGACACTGGGTGTGGCATTTGCGCGTCGACCCGGTGATTTTATGCAGGTGTTTGACTATCAACGTGGCGTGACGCTGTCACAGGTAACAGCCAGTTCAGACCGCTACTTTTATGGGCATGGCGCGATTTCTGATGAGGGTCAATGGTTATATACCACTGAAGGCAAACGTCAAACCAGTGAGGGCGTAATTGGCGTTTATCGGCTAAGCGCCCGTGGCCAGGTGGAAAAAGTACGTGAGATCAGTGGCTTTGGGATTGGCCCTCATGAGATTGCACTGGCGGATGCCAATACGCTAGTGGTCGGGGTCGGTGGCATGCATACCGATGGCCGCACCGTGCTCAATATCGATTCAATGTCACCGGCGTTGGTGTACATCGACATCGAGTCGGGGGAGGTGGTTGAGCGTGCTGAATTAGCCAATAAAAAGCTGAGTATTCGTCATTTGATGGTGTCTGAGGATGGCTATGTGGTGACGGGGCAGCAATATCATGGCTCGGATAATGCCCCCTTGGTTGCGATCCATCGACGAGGGGAGCCGATGAAAATGCTTAATGCCACCCCTGAACAATGGGCTCGATTTAACAACTATGTAGCGAGTATCGCGACACTCAATGGCTGGGTGGTGGCAACCTCACCCAGAGGCAATTGCTATGGTATCTGGTCATTAGACAGCCAAAATATGATAGGTTTGCATCCATTGGTGGATGCCTCTGGTGCCAGTCGTGACGGTGATGTGATCAACTTGAGTTCGGGGGGCGGCAAAATGGTGACACTTGATAGCGCACACCATCCCGATTATCAGATGACGCCAGTGCGATGGGATAATCATTGGATAACGCTGGTGTAA
- a CDS encoding imelysin family protein, with amino-acid sequence MRFRLNPIAAFSLSATVLLGGCLSQTETGPNHGLWQLQKQRSEQFLSATTDLAKTTQSVCTQGTPIDDARQAWKTVMANWMPLQGVEKGSEDALAQSWRIQFYPDKKNTTGRKINALLASDTQWTAEALAEQSVAVQGVGAMEWLLYDQQADLSQPKHCEVAMAVSARLQQTASALNTAWQHNPWRGMPPSMAVSEKLGALTHQLDYVLKKLSGPLGKPGFPNPYQGEAWRSRHSLTLLRQSIKAMQTQYHAEGGIEQALRERGYEEVADRVSEHWQLAYNSVPQDGEPLFDRLNSVAGYRDMLTVYNNLEYLKLVLGGQVAQDLGIIVGFNASDGD; translated from the coding sequence ATGCGTTTTCGACTCAATCCTATCGCCGCGTTCTCTCTGAGCGCCACGGTATTACTCGGTGGGTGTTTATCTCAAACCGAGACCGGGCCTAACCACGGCCTTTGGCAACTACAAAAGCAGCGAAGTGAGCAGTTTCTTTCTGCGACCACGGATCTGGCTAAGACCACGCAATCGGTCTGTACTCAGGGCACGCCCATTGATGATGCGCGCCAAGCGTGGAAGACGGTGATGGCCAATTGGATGCCATTACAAGGGGTAGAAAAAGGGTCTGAGGACGCCTTGGCGCAAAGTTGGCGTATTCAGTTTTATCCGGACAAAAAGAATACCACAGGGCGAAAAATTAACGCCTTGCTGGCCAGTGATACACAGTGGACCGCGGAGGCATTGGCCGAGCAAAGTGTGGCCGTGCAAGGCGTCGGTGCGATGGAGTGGTTGCTCTATGACCAGCAAGCTGATTTGAGCCAACCGAAACACTGTGAAGTGGCGATGGCGGTCAGTGCTCGCTTGCAACAAACGGCATCTGCGCTCAATACGGCTTGGCAGCACAACCCTTGGCGTGGCATGCCGCCTTCGATGGCGGTGTCAGAAAAGCTCGGTGCGCTGACCCATCAGCTGGATTATGTGCTGAAAAAACTCTCCGGCCCTCTGGGTAAACCGGGCTTTCCTAATCCTTACCAAGGGGAAGCGTGGCGCTCACGACACTCTCTCACACTGTTACGCCAAAGCATCAAAGCGATGCAGACTCAATATCACGCTGAGGGTGGCATTGAGCAAGCGCTCCGTGAGCGAGGCTATGAGGAGGTTGCGGATCGTGTCAGTGAGCATTGGCAATTAGCGTATAACAGCGTGCCGCAAGATGGTGAGCCCTTATTTGACAGGCTAAATAGTGTGGCGGGATATAGAGACATGCTGACAGTTTACAATAATCTTGAATATCTCAAATTGGTGCTTGGCGGTCAGGTCGCGCAAGATTTAGGGATTATCGTTGGGTTTAATGCATCAGATGGAGACTAG
- a CDS encoding di-heme oxidoreductase family protein translates to MKSKVIVYLGAIGVSALVSASAVAFERTSGGSTTVIKEGANAFSQPAANLPMSERIDFSVGNSFFRNPWVSSPASTDARDGLGPLFNTNGCQNCHIKDGRGHPPSPGDTNAVSMLVRLSVPAMTEAERQKLIQYGNIPEPNYGGQLQDFALPGAKPEGKVALTYSDVPVTFADGETVTLRQPHLTVTELNYGPMAENVQMSARIAPPMIGLGLLESIPAEDIYALADPEDANGDGISGRPNQVWDIDKQRTALGRFGWKAGLPTVNQQNAAAFNGDVGLTTSMFPHHNCMPSQSVCDEMPNGGDPEVSDNILGFVEFYARHLAVPARRNMQDPAVKQGQDIFVQTGCNACHVASFTTAKRPELSALSEQRIHPYTDLLLHDMGAGLADHRGEFIANGREWRTPPLWGIGYTKEVNADATYLHDGRARTLMEAILWHDGEAASAKQRVLAMPKAERDALIAFLRSL, encoded by the coding sequence ATGAAGTCCAAAGTCATTGTTTACCTTGGTGCAATCGGCGTCAGTGCCTTGGTGAGCGCGTCAGCGGTTGCTTTCGAACGCACCTCGGGTGGCAGTACCACGGTGATTAAAGAAGGGGCCAACGCTTTTTCCCAGCCTGCCGCTAACTTACCCATGAGCGAGCGCATCGACTTCAGTGTCGGGAACAGTTTTTTTCGTAATCCTTGGGTCAGCTCGCCGGCTTCAACCGATGCGCGTGATGGGCTTGGCCCTTTATTCAATACCAATGGCTGTCAGAATTGTCATATTAAAGATGGCCGTGGGCATCCGCCTTCTCCTGGTGATACTAATGCCGTGTCGATGTTGGTGCGATTGAGTGTGCCGGCAATGACCGAAGCAGAACGGCAGAAATTGATCCAATATGGCAATATTCCCGAGCCAAATTACGGGGGACAATTACAAGATTTTGCCCTGCCAGGTGCCAAGCCAGAAGGAAAAGTTGCCTTAACCTATTCAGACGTTCCTGTGACTTTTGCCGATGGTGAGACCGTCACTCTGCGTCAGCCACATTTAACCGTCACCGAGCTTAACTATGGGCCGATGGCAGAGAATGTTCAGATGTCGGCGCGGATTGCGCCCCCAATGATTGGATTGGGGTTGTTGGAATCTATTCCAGCGGAAGACATTTACGCATTGGCTGATCCTGAAGATGCCAATGGTGATGGGATCTCAGGTCGTCCCAATCAAGTGTGGGATATCGACAAGCAACGCACTGCGCTTGGCCGGTTTGGTTGGAAGGCGGGACTACCCACGGTTAACCAACAAAACGCCGCGGCCTTCAATGGCGATGTGGGATTAACCACTTCCATGTTTCCGCACCACAATTGTATGCCGTCACAGTCTGTGTGCGACGAGATGCCTAATGGTGGCGATCCAGAAGTCAGCGATAATATCCTCGGGTTTGTCGAATTTTACGCCCGTCATTTGGCGGTTCCAGCGCGTCGCAATATGCAGGATCCTGCCGTGAAACAGGGGCAAGATATCTTCGTGCAAACGGGCTGCAATGCCTGCCATGTGGCGTCATTTACTACCGCAAAACGCCCCGAACTTAGCGCACTGAGCGAGCAGCGTATTCACCCCTATACGGATTTGTTGTTGCATGACATGGGAGCGGGGCTAGCGGATCATCGAGGAGAGTTTATCGCCAACGGTAGAGAGTGGCGCACACCACCTTTGTGGGGGATTGGGTACACCAAAGAAGTGAATGCGGATGCCACCTATCTGCACGATGGTCGCGCGCGTACCCTCATGGAAGCCATTTTATGGCATGATGGCGAAGCCGCCAGTGCGAAACAGCGGGTGCTGGCGATGCCGAAAGCGGAGCGTGACGCCTTAATCGCGTTTTTACGTTCCTTATAA
- a CDS encoding imelysin family protein: MTPFKRNLIALSLFAAPLGVNAATQEDVVEHYADIAHAVFADSHTTAVALDEAIEAFTASPSQKTFQAAKKAWLDARVPYQQSEVFRFGNAIVDDWEGQLNAWPLDEGLIDYVADGYQAELGNAGATANIIANQSIQIGATDLDVADITPKLLASLNEVGGSEANVASGYHAIEFLLWGQDLNGTHPGAGERPYSDFAYGEDCTNGHCDRRREYLKAAADLLVDDLAWMRDQWADGNKDNYRASLLADSSENGLRKMLFGMGSLSLGELAGERMKVALEANSTEDEHDCFSDNTHNSHFYNEQGIYNVMMGAYQRVDGSKLTGPSVLDLVKDKDTDAANAIKTSFEQAREQVKTLVVSAEKDNVHFDQLIAAGNNEGNQLVNASITALVDQTKHIEKAAQIIGIDNLNPDTADHQF, from the coding sequence ATGACCCCTTTTAAGCGTAACCTTATTGCGCTTTCCTTATTTGCCGCGCCTCTGGGCGTTAATGCGGCGACGCAAGAAGACGTTGTTGAACATTACGCCGATATCGCGCATGCGGTATTCGCAGACTCCCACACGACGGCGGTCGCGCTTGATGAAGCCATTGAGGCTTTTACTGCCAGCCCCTCTCAAAAAACCTTTCAGGCAGCAAAAAAAGCATGGTTAGACGCACGAGTGCCTTATCAGCAGTCAGAAGTGTTCCGTTTTGGCAATGCGATTGTTGATGACTGGGAAGGGCAGCTGAACGCATGGCCACTGGATGAAGGTTTGATTGATTATGTGGCGGACGGTTATCAAGCCGAGCTGGGTAACGCCGGTGCGACAGCAAACATTATTGCTAACCAAAGCATTCAAATTGGTGCGACGGATCTCGATGTCGCTGACATTACGCCAAAACTGTTGGCCAGTCTCAATGAGGTAGGCGGGTCAGAAGCGAACGTGGCTTCCGGTTATCATGCGATTGAGTTTTTGCTTTGGGGGCAAGACTTAAATGGCACTCATCCAGGGGCTGGCGAGCGCCCATACTCAGACTTTGCTTACGGGGAAGATTGCACGAACGGCCACTGCGACCGTCGCCGCGAGTACTTGAAAGCGGCCGCCGATCTCTTGGTGGATGATTTAGCCTGGATGCGCGACCAGTGGGCGGACGGTAATAAAGACAACTACCGCGCGAGTCTGTTAGCGGATTCTAGCGAGAACGGCTTACGTAAGATGCTGTTTGGTATGGGGTCTCTCTCGTTGGGTGAATTGGCGGGTGAGCGCATGAAAGTCGCATTGGAAGCCAACTCGACCGAAGACGAACACGATTGTTTCTCTGATAATACCCACAACTCGCACTTTTACAATGAGCAGGGTATTTACAACGTCATGATGGGCGCTTATCAGCGTGTTGACGGTAGCAAACTGACAGGGCCATCCGTGCTTGACTTAGTCAAAGACAAAGATACTGACGCGGCCAACGCGATCAAGACAAGCTTTGAGCAAGCGCGTGAGCAAGTAAAAACACTTGTTGTGTCAGCGGAAAAAGACAATGTGCATTTTGATCAATTAATCGCGGCGGGCAACAATGAGGGTAACCAACTCGTCAATGCATCCATCACCGCACTGGTTGACCAAACCAAACACATTGAGAAAGCCGCTCAGATCATCGGCATTGATAATCTCAACCCAGATACCGCGGATCATCAATTCTAA
- a CDS encoding MarR family winged helix-turn-helix transcriptional regulator, which produces MEKHEEVLVALRQIIRAIDLHSRKLNKVSGITGPQLVLMRAIKELGQVTIRKLSTHTNMSQATATTILDRLEKRGLILRVRSELDKRKVHAHLTEQGEAALEQAPKPLQENFISRFQSLDEWEQSLLLSSVQRISSMMNADDIDAAPMLEVSALTSHNSQLQAKK; this is translated from the coding sequence ATGGAAAAACACGAAGAAGTACTGGTTGCGCTGCGGCAAATCATCCGCGCAATAGACTTGCATTCACGAAAACTTAACAAAGTCTCTGGGATCACGGGCCCACAGCTGGTGTTGATGCGTGCGATCAAAGAGTTGGGTCAAGTGACTATTCGTAAGCTCTCTACTCACACCAACATGAGCCAGGCAACGGCAACGACGATTCTTGATCGTCTTGAGAAGCGCGGATTAATTTTGCGTGTTCGTAGTGAGCTTGATAAACGTAAAGTGCATGCCCACTTGACCGAGCAAGGGGAAGCGGCGTTAGAACAAGCACCCAAACCCCTACAAGAAAACTTTATTTCACGCTTTCAAAGTTTAGATGAGTGGGAGCAATCGTTATTACTGTCTTCGGTACAGCGTATCTCTTCGATGATGAACGCCGATGATATTGATGCGGCACCGATGTTAGAAGTGTCTGCCCTCACCTCACATAATTCGCAACTCCAAGCAAAAAAATAA
- a CDS encoding aldo/keto reductase, whose product MVQGYWRLDDWQMTPQQRLSFLKAHIDLGITTVDHADIYGDYRCETLFGQALNLDPSVRDDIQVVSKCDINLVSEAAPNRKINHYDTSYRHILASVDNSLSRLGVEKLDVLLLHRPDALMDADEVAEAFTTLRHHGKVAHFGVSNFTPSQFDLLQSRWDESLVTNQVEINPLRFDVVHDGTLDQLQRLRIKPMAWSCLAGGEMFNGESEQAVRVRDTLHAIGEELGGATIDQVIYAWVMRHPSQPLPIIGSGNIERVKAAKAAYDLNLTREQWYRIWVASKGHNVP is encoded by the coding sequence ATGGTGCAAGGTTACTGGCGGCTGGATGATTGGCAAATGACGCCGCAGCAGCGCTTAAGCTTTCTTAAGGCGCACATCGACTTAGGTATTACCACGGTCGACCATGCGGATATTTACGGCGATTATCGCTGTGAGACACTGTTTGGCCAAGCGCTGAACCTTGACCCCAGCGTCAGAGACGATATCCAAGTGGTGTCGAAATGCGATATCAATTTGGTCAGTGAGGCGGCCCCAAACCGTAAAATTAACCATTACGATACCAGTTACCGGCATATTTTGGCGTCGGTGGATAATTCCTTGTCACGCTTGGGCGTAGAAAAACTGGATGTGTTACTGCTCCACCGTCCTGATGCGTTAATGGATGCAGATGAAGTGGCTGAAGCCTTCACGACGTTGCGCCACCACGGCAAGGTGGCGCACTTTGGTGTCTCTAACTTCACGCCTTCACAGTTCGACCTGCTTCAGTCTCGTTGGGATGAATCCTTGGTGACCAACCAAGTAGAAATCAACCCGCTACGGTTTGATGTGGTGCATGACGGTACGCTGGATCAGTTACAGCGGTTGCGTATTAAACCGATGGCGTGGTCTTGCCTTGCAGGCGGCGAGATGTTTAACGGTGAGTCTGAGCAGGCTGTACGGGTACGTGATACCTTGCATGCTATTGGCGAAGAGCTAGGTGGTGCGACGATCGATCAGGTGATTTATGCCTGGGTGATGCGTCATCCGTCTCAACCTTTGCCGATTATTGGCTCGGGGAATATTGAGCGCGTTAAAGCTGCCAAAGCGGCTTATGACCTCAACCTTACGCGTGAGCAATGGTATCGGATATGGGTGGCGTCAAAAGGCCACAATGTCCCTTAA
- a CDS encoding GNAT family N-acetyltransferase, producing MLIRRMELRDCDAINTIYNYYITHTAITFDLCPWPLAEREQWFAQFDPSSCYQAWVAEQDQQILGFAYNTPFNPKQAFHIASEITIYAAPDAGGRGVGSALMQTLLDGMRDKALRRAYSLVTLPNPASLALHRRFGFQQVGQLNDVGEKFGQYHSVAMLECDLTV from the coding sequence ATGCTTATTCGACGCATGGAATTGCGTGATTGTGACGCGATCAATACGATTTATAATTATTACATTACACACACTGCCATTACGTTTGACTTGTGCCCATGGCCATTAGCTGAACGTGAACAATGGTTCGCTCAGTTTGATCCGTCCTCCTGCTATCAAGCCTGGGTGGCAGAGCAAGACCAACAAATCCTTGGCTTTGCTTACAATACGCCTTTCAATCCCAAGCAGGCTTTCCACATCGCCTCAGAAATCACCATTTATGCGGCCCCCGATGCCGGTGGCCGTGGGGTTGGCTCGGCATTAATGCAAACCTTGCTCGACGGAATGCGCGATAAGGCCCTACGCCGCGCCTATTCTCTCGTCACGCTACCTAACCCAGCGTCATTAGCATTGCATCGTCGCTTTGGCTTCCAACAAGTTGGACAGCTAAATGATGTCGGTGAAAAGTTTGGCCAATACCACAGTGTGGCCATGCTAGAGTGCGACCTGACGGTTTGA
- a CDS encoding methyl-accepting chemotaxis protein: MKVRTKVSAAIISACVICIVATAAVLANRTTTLFGDEMREQAISQLKAVREAKHSELTSYFSFIGQQLTSMADSTMTENAVTSFSQAYRRYSREVRTDRAARRALQDYYTDTFGDVYKARNDTNANARSNLAALAPATRTLQQFYISGSPHPLGEKDKLVTTNDGSTYDKVHTQYHPNYHRFAETFGYQDIVLADANGRIVYSVAKEIDFGTSLFAGPYATSGMGDAFLEAIDAKAGAISFVDYRPYFPSYDEPASFIATPIVENGETQGVLIFKLPIQRLSGVISSQGQWQSAGFGQSGEMFMVGPDNVLRTEARALQEDKSEYLHLLRTNGVKPDLVRRIDFTDTAAGQMPMASQSIAQALAGKTGTGKEQSYRNQTVYTAYSPIDVFGKRWALVNQISQQEALSQVATMQGTILKATVITSLVLVVVAIVIAYILGGNIAKPMIAVTTRIKSIAEDKDLTQRLPDSGKDEMALLGRSLNDMFASFQQVIQEAHQASGLLGQASSDINQDVVTMRDRVTDQVKHTHQVASAATEMATSVTDVAQYADQASTASDDITQAVNKGSRIGDDLVAQIRTLSSSMDAATATMGRLSQQSEEIGTVLDVIQAIAEQTNLLALNAAIEAARAGEQGRGFSVVAEEVRTLASRTQDSTESIRDKIAALRQETQSAVADMDTTSQTVETCVDYCQQNNAALVDIANMVTEINQMTSHIANATQQQTQVTTEISESITDIAQSAETVSQRTHDTAETVTGLSQRSSRLADTIGHFKTD, encoded by the coding sequence ATGAAAGTTCGCACCAAGGTTTCTGCGGCGATCATCTCCGCCTGTGTTATTTGTATTGTCGCCACCGCCGCGGTGTTGGCAAACCGAACCACCACACTGTTTGGCGATGAAATGCGAGAGCAGGCCATTAGCCAGCTCAAAGCCGTACGCGAAGCCAAGCACTCTGAATTAACCAGTTATTTTTCATTTATCGGCCAACAATTAACCTCAATGGCCGACTCCACCATGACCGAAAACGCGGTAACGTCTTTTAGCCAAGCTTATCGACGCTACAGCCGTGAAGTCCGCACTGATAGAGCGGCCCGGCGCGCGCTGCAAGACTACTACACCGACACCTTCGGCGATGTTTACAAAGCGCGCAACGATACCAACGCCAATGCACGCTCCAATCTCGCTGCGCTCGCCCCTGCCACGCGGACACTGCAGCAATTTTATATCAGCGGCAGCCCCCATCCTTTGGGCGAGAAAGACAAGTTGGTGACCACCAATGATGGCTCCACGTATGACAAGGTGCACACTCAATATCACCCTAACTATCATCGCTTTGCCGAAACGTTTGGCTACCAAGATATCGTGTTAGCCGACGCCAATGGCCGTATTGTCTACTCGGTGGCCAAAGAGATTGACTTTGGAACCAGCTTATTTGCGGGCCCCTACGCTACTAGCGGCATGGGTGATGCCTTTTTAGAGGCGATTGATGCAAAAGCCGGCGCCATCAGTTTTGTGGATTATCGCCCTTACTTTCCCAGCTACGATGAACCGGCCTCATTTATCGCCACCCCTATCGTCGAGAACGGCGAAACGCAGGGTGTACTCATCTTTAAATTGCCGATTCAGCGTTTAAGTGGCGTGATCAGCAGTCAAGGCCAATGGCAGTCAGCAGGCTTTGGACAAAGCGGCGAAATGTTTATGGTCGGGCCTGATAACGTCCTTCGCACCGAAGCGCGCGCTTTACAAGAGGATAAATCTGAGTATCTACACTTGCTGCGCACCAATGGCGTCAAACCCGATTTGGTTCGCCGCATTGATTTCACCGATACCGCCGCGGGTCAAATGCCCATGGCATCCCAAAGCATTGCTCAAGCGCTGGCGGGAAAAACGGGCACTGGCAAAGAGCAGAGTTATCGCAACCAAACCGTCTATACCGCTTACTCACCGATTGATGTCTTCGGCAAACGCTGGGCGCTGGTCAATCAAATCAGTCAACAGGAAGCGCTATCACAAGTGGCGACCATGCAGGGTACCATTCTCAAAGCGACGGTGATTACCTCATTGGTGTTAGTGGTTGTCGCGATCGTGATTGCCTATATTCTCGGTGGCAATATTGCCAAACCCATGATTGCGGTCACTACACGTATTAAATCCATTGCAGAAGATAAAGACTTAACCCAACGTTTACCCGATAGCGGTAAAGACGAAATGGCGCTGCTTGGTCGCTCGCTCAATGATATGTTCGCGAGCTTCCAACAAGTGATCCAAGAGGCGCACCAAGCATCTGGGCTACTCGGCCAAGCCTCCAGCGACATCAATCAAGATGTGGTAACCATGCGCGATCGCGTGACCGATCAGGTCAAGCATACCCATCAAGTTGCCTCAGCAGCGACAGAAATGGCTACCTCCGTCACAGATGTTGCCCAGTATGCAGATCAAGCCTCCACCGCGTCTGATGACATCACCCAAGCCGTCAACAAAGGCTCACGAATTGGTGACGACCTGGTTGCGCAAATCCGTACCTTGTCATCGAGTATGGACGCTGCAACAGCGACCATGGGGCGTTTATCGCAACAGAGCGAAGAAATCGGCACCGTACTGGATGTAATTCAAGCCATTGCCGAGCAAACCAACTTATTGGCACTGAATGCGGCGATTGAAGCGGCGCGCGCGGGCGAGCAAGGCCGAGGATTCAGCGTGGTTGCCGAAGAGGTACGCACCCTCGCCTCACGTACCCAAGACTCGACCGAAAGTATCCGCGATAAAATTGCCGCATTACGTCAAGAGACGCAGTCAGCGGTGGCAGATATGGATACCACCAGCCAAACCGTTGAAACCTGTGTGGACTATTGTCAGCAAAATAACGCTGCGCTAGTTGATATTGCCAACATGGTCACCGAAATCAATCAGATGACCTCACACATTGCCAATGCCACCCAGCAGCAAACACAAGTAACGACAGAAATCAGCGAAAGCATCACAGACATTGCACAATCAGCTGAAACTGTCTCGCAGCGTACACATGACACCGCCGAAACCGTCACTGGCTTAAGCCAACGATCATCACGCTTGGCTGACACTATCGGTCATTTTAAAACCGACTAA